From a single Acidobacteriota bacterium genomic region:
- the nifJ gene encoding pyruvate:ferredoxin (flavodoxin) oxidoreductase, with amino-acid sequence MNKIVTIDGNEAAAYVAYRVNEVCAIYPITPSSTMAELADEWSAKHVANIWGNVPDVIEMQSEGGAAGTVHGALQTGSLTTTFTASQGLMLMLPNMYKIAGELTSAVFHVAARSLAAQGLSIFGDHQDVMAARTTGFALLASSSVQEAHDMALIAQAATLRSRIPFIHFFDGFRTSHEVNKIECLSDEQIRGMIDDRFVFEHRGRALNPDNPFVRGTAQNPDVYFQGRETVNRFYAAVPSILKEEMRKFAELTGRAYLPVRYFGRADAERVIVVMGSGVETAVETARFLAGHGEKTGVVQVSLYRPFPAEEFLNALPVGTKSIAVLDRTKEPGASGEPLYQDVMVTLMEGLASSPLTEMPRIVGGRYGLSSKEFTPAMVKAVFDNISADEPKNHFTVGINDDIGFTSLKVDETFRLDESAWTQALFFGLGADGTVGANKNSIKIIGENTDLHAQGYFVYDSKKSGAKTVSHLRFGKSPIKAPYLITSADFVACHQFNFLEKEEMLGFAKHGATFLLNSPYSKEEVWDRLPYKVQRAIIEKGLKLCIIDAADVAGKTGMAGRINTIMQTCFFALSGVLSPEDAIAQIKKAIEKTYTKKGRQVIEKNFEAVDQTLENLFEVIIPETITAAETDGRSILENAPDFVRNVTQMMIAGQGDQIPVSALPVDGTYPNSTSKWEKRNVSNRVAVWESDTCIQCGNCSFVCPHSVIRSRFFHKENLGTAPLGFKSAPINARGFPETRFSLQVYLEDCTGCNLCYEVCPVRDNSSGDRRAINLAEKPADLAGERAGIEFFEALPQNEKTDVNYSTVHGVQFLDPLFEFSGACAGCGETPYIKVLTQLFGDRLLVANATGCSSIFGGNLPTTPWASDLKGRGPAWSNSLFEDNAEFGLGMRVTADKQLEMAHRLLDRLRADLGDEVVDDLINSPQSVESEIERQRTRVALLKDRLADIDTAEAKHLLSMADQLVHRTVWLIGGDGWAYDIGSGGLDHALSTGRNINVLVLDTEVYSNTGGQMSKATPTGATAKFASAGKRVGKKDLALQMISYGNVYVAQIAMGANPQQTLLAMREAEAYDGPSLILAYSHCIAHGIDMEKGLDQQKMAVESGYWPLIRFNPVLRKNGKRPFVLDSTKPTIPLRKYAYNELRYKVLTQTAPEDAERLMNLAQEIVDLRWKTYEEMAGFGASSFQPVL; translated from the coding sequence ATGAACAAGATAGTAACTATCGACGGTAATGAGGCCGCGGCGTATGTCGCCTACAGAGTGAATGAGGTTTGCGCGATCTATCCGATCACGCCGTCGTCAACAATGGCCGAGCTGGCGGACGAATGGTCGGCGAAACACGTTGCGAACATCTGGGGCAACGTCCCTGACGTGATCGAAATGCAAAGCGAGGGCGGGGCTGCGGGCACGGTCCACGGTGCACTGCAGACAGGCTCATTGACCACGACCTTCACGGCTTCGCAGGGCCTAATGCTGATGCTGCCCAATATGTACAAGATCGCGGGCGAGTTGACGTCTGCCGTCTTTCACGTCGCGGCCCGCTCGCTGGCGGCACAGGGGCTTTCGATCTTTGGCGACCATCAGGACGTGATGGCAGCGAGGACCACGGGCTTTGCCCTACTTGCATCATCGAGCGTACAAGAGGCTCATGATATGGCGTTGATCGCTCAGGCAGCTACGCTCAGGTCGCGTATTCCCTTCATTCATTTCTTCGACGGGTTCAGAACCTCACACGAGGTGAACAAGATCGAATGCCTTTCCGATGAGCAGATCCGTGGGATGATCGACGATCGGTTTGTTTTCGAACACCGTGGCCGAGCACTTAACCCTGACAACCCGTTCGTTCGCGGTACGGCGCAGAATCCGGATGTGTATTTCCAGGGAAGAGAAACGGTCAACCGCTTTTACGCTGCGGTTCCGTCGATACTGAAAGAGGAAATGCGAAAATTCGCCGAACTGACGGGCCGAGCGTATTTGCCCGTTAGGTATTTCGGCCGGGCAGATGCCGAGCGTGTCATTGTGGTAATGGGCTCAGGTGTCGAAACGGCGGTTGAAACGGCCCGGTTTCTCGCCGGGCACGGAGAAAAAACAGGCGTAGTTCAGGTCTCGCTTTACCGCCCGTTCCCGGCGGAAGAATTTCTAAACGCTCTACCGGTTGGCACAAAGTCTATTGCCGTACTCGACCGAACTAAGGAACCCGGTGCCTCCGGCGAACCGCTTTATCAGGACGTAATGGTCACGCTAATGGAGGGTCTGGCTTCAAGCCCGCTCACTGAAATGCCGCGTATCGTCGGTGGCCGATACGGGTTGTCGTCGAAGGAATTCACTCCGGCGATGGTCAAAGCGGTGTTCGACAATATTTCGGCGGATGAACCGAAAAATCATTTTACCGTCGGGATTAACGACGATATCGGATTCACAAGCCTCAAGGTCGATGAGACTTTTCGGCTCGACGAATCTGCGTGGACGCAGGCCCTGTTTTTTGGACTCGGAGCTGACGGCACGGTCGGGGCCAATAAGAACAGCATCAAGATCATCGGCGAAAATACAGATCTTCATGCCCAGGGCTATTTTGTCTATGACTCAAAGAAATCGGGTGCAAAGACCGTTTCCCACCTTCGCTTCGGCAAGAGCCCTATCAAGGCGCCATATTTGATCACTTCCGCCGATTTCGTGGCGTGTCATCAGTTCAACTTTCTGGAAAAGGAGGAAATGCTCGGTTTTGCGAAACATGGAGCGACATTCCTGCTGAATAGCCCATACAGCAAAGAGGAGGTTTGGGACAGGCTGCCCTACAAAGTTCAACGGGCAATCATCGAAAAGGGATTAAAACTCTGCATAATCGACGCGGCCGATGTGGCAGGTAAAACCGGCATGGCTGGCCGAATCAATACGATAATGCAGACTTGTTTCTTCGCACTTTCGGGCGTTCTCTCGCCCGAGGACGCGATTGCGCAGATAAAAAAGGCGATCGAGAAAACTTACACCAAAAAAGGACGGCAGGTCATCGAAAAGAACTTCGAAGCCGTCGATCAGACACTTGAAAATCTCTTCGAGGTTATTATCCCTGAGACAATCACCGCAGCCGAGACGGATGGCCGTTCGATTCTCGAAAATGCGCCGGACTTTGTAAGGAACGTTACCCAAATGATGATAGCGGGTCAGGGCGATCAAATACCTGTCAGCGCCCTGCCGGTGGACGGAACCTACCCGAACTCGACTTCTAAATGGGAGAAGCGAAACGTATCGAATCGCGTCGCCGTTTGGGAGTCGGACACCTGCATCCAGTGCGGCAATTGCAGTTTCGTATGCCCGCACAGCGTCATACGATCAAGGTTCTTTCATAAGGAAAATCTTGGCACCGCTCCGTTAGGATTTAAGTCGGCGCCGATAAACGCACGCGGTTTTCCAGAGACGCGGTTCTCGCTCCAGGTCTATCTGGAAGACTGCACCGGCTGCAATCTCTGTTATGAAGTCTGTCCGGTTCGTGATAATAGCTCGGGTGATCGGCGGGCGATCAATTTGGCCGAAAAGCCCGCTGACCTAGCCGGGGAGAGGGCGGGCATTGAGTTCTTCGAAGCTCTGCCTCAAAACGAGAAAACCGACGTCAATTATTCGACGGTCCATGGCGTTCAGTTCCTAGACCCGCTCTTTGAGTTTTCGGGTGCTTGCGCCGGCTGCGGAGAAACACCGTATATCAAAGTCCTAACGCAACTTTTCGGAGACCGGCTACTTGTCGCCAATGCTACCGGCTGTTCGTCTATCTTCGGCGGCAATCTGCCAACTACGCCGTGGGCATCGGACCTAAAGGGCCGCGGCCCGGCGTGGTCGAATTCGCTGTTTGAGGATAACGCCGAATTCGGTCTCGGCATGAGGGTAACGGCCGACAAGCAGCTCGAAATGGCACATCGATTGCTCGACCGGCTGCGGGCGGACCTCGGCGACGAGGTGGTGGATGATCTTATCAACTCTCCGCAATCGGTCGAAAGCGAGATAGAGCGGCAACGCACGCGGGTGGCGTTGCTGAAGGATCGACTAGCGGACATCGACACCGCTGAGGCTAAACACCTTCTCTCGATGGCGGACCAGCTTGTTCACCGGACAGTCTGGCTGATCGGCGGTGATGGATGGGCATACGACATCGGTTCGGGCGGACTTGATCATGCTCTTTCGACGGGCCGCAACATTAATGTACTGGTGCTCGACACTGAGGTCTACTCCAACACGGGAGGTCAGATGTCCAAGGCAACTCCGACCGGAGCAACCGCAAAATTTGCCTCGGCGGGCAAACGGGTCGGGAAAAAAGATCTCGCATTGCAGATGATCTCGTACGGCAACGTTTACGTCGCGCAAATTGCGATGGGAGCGAATCCACAGCAGACGCTGCTTGCTATGCGCGAAGCGGAAGCATACGACGGTCCGTCGCTGATCCTCGCATACAGTCACTGCATTGCCCACGGTATCGATATGGAAAAAGGTCTCGATCAACAGAAAATGGCGGTCGAAAGTGGGTATTGGCCGTTGATCAGGTTTAACCCGGTTCTTAGGAAAAACGGCAAGCGCCCGTTCGTGCTCGACTCTACAAAGCCCACGATACCGCTCCGGAAATATGCCTACAACGAACTGCGTTACAAGGTACTTACGCAAACGGCCCCGGAAGATGCCGAGCGGCTGATGAACCTCGCTCAGGAGATCGTTGACCTGCGCTGGAAAACCTATGAAGAGATGGCCGGATTCGGAGCCAGCTCCTTCCAGCCGGTGTTATAA
- a CDS encoding dihydroorotate dehydrogenase-like protein encodes MPDLTTQYMGLNLSSPLVVSSNPLSQKVDNILQMEDAGAGAVVLFSLFEEQIRGEAARVEQVSMATSNAFSEASDYFPDIRDYHVGPGRYLDLIRKSKERTGLPIIASLNGTTPEGWIEYAHEIEQAGADALEINVYFIPADIHLTAADVEDRYLDVVRLVRETVKIPIAVKMNPYFSSTGNMSQRFCEAGADGLVFFNRFYQPDFDILELNVLSDLDLSVKAEIRLPLLWIAVLYGQIPASLAATTGVHGARELIKYILAGADVAMCASGLLKNGIPWIKDVLTDLEFYMNEMPFSSVQSFKGIMSQQKIADPSAYGRANYIAILEKKQWTSPRP; translated from the coding sequence ATGCCTGATCTAACTACCCAATACATGGGGCTGAACCTCAGCTCGCCACTCGTCGTCTCTTCGAATCCGCTCTCGCAGAAAGTGGATAACATCCTGCAAATGGAGGATGCCGGTGCGGGTGCGGTCGTACTCTTTTCACTTTTCGAGGAACAGATCCGAGGCGAGGCGGCCAGGGTCGAACAAGTAAGCATGGCGACCTCGAATGCGTTCTCTGAGGCTTCCGACTATTTCCCGGATATCCGTGACTATCACGTGGGGCCGGGCCGTTATTTGGATCTCATTCGAAAGTCTAAGGAACGAACCGGGCTGCCGATCATCGCAAGCCTGAACGGGACCACGCCCGAAGGCTGGATCGAGTACGCTCATGAGATCGAACAGGCCGGAGCGGACGCTCTGGAAATAAACGTCTATTTCATCCCGGCTGACATCCATCTGACGGCCGCTGATGTGGAAGATCGGTATCTTGACGTCGTGCGTCTTGTTCGCGAGACAGTAAAAATTCCGATAGCCGTAAAAATGAACCCGTATTTCTCCTCGACCGGGAATATGTCTCAGCGGTTTTGTGAAGCCGGGGCCGACGGCCTTGTCTTCTTCAACAGGTTCTATCAACCGGATTTCGATATCCTCGAGTTAAATGTACTATCGGATCTGGACCTCAGCGTTAAGGCTGAGATCCGCCTCCCGCTTTTGTGGATCGCCGTTCTTTACGGTCAGATCCCAGCTTCCCTTGCCGCTACGACCGGCGTACACGGCGCCAGAGAGCTCATCAAATACATCCTGGCCGGGGCCGATGTAGCAATGTGCGCCTCCGGTTTGCTAAAGAATGGAATACCGTGGATAAAGGATGTCTTAACGGATCTTGAATTTTACATGAACGAAATGCCGTTCTCCTCGGTTCAGTCATTCAAGGGCATTATGAGCCAGCAAAAAATAGCGGATCCGTCTGCATACGGGCGAGCCAACTACATTGCGATCCTCG